catagttctaacttctcgtgctagtgcatttggtatgtattgaacgggaccaagcagagatagttgttttagactgactgataaaaacatattctctaaactattaaatgtacttatattcttaatcttgatataatgattatgatctgtatatattatttatcattttgatttattaaaaggtgagatttTGAGATAGGTCAATATGCCTAGTAgattggatgataataatatacattggtgaaataattagttagttgatgAAATCCATGTCTCAGTATAGAGATTGATGATACACTTTTTATGAGAAGCTTGTAAGTTTTCATGTGTAAATCCGGCTGGTAGATTTATGAATCTggcacatgaaataagttaagtattgTTCTAAAAGAAGttaatcattgaattaaattcgtcagtaatttaatttattgattagtatcggTAATCTTAACATGGGGAATCAAATAAGTGTTTAGTGGTGAATTTCgaaataaatagaggagtttaattatgaatttttagtgcaatgatttgtaatttattatggcaagaataattcaaattaattatttagaattatttccataataggaaGCCTCAGTAATAAATTCTGTGGTCCCTCCAGTGCCcaatttaactagaactcagaATCCTATTTTCTAGTAGAAGATGGAAAAGTAGCGTGTGTTTTCTTTTAAAGGAAGAAACGTGTATTtcaagttcttgaagaaaaaggatttgcttttcttctcctctttggactaggaagacatctctataaatagggatcTTCTAACCTATATAGGATAGAGTATTCTACACAATACTTGcccacccaagtattgagagagttcaATTGTTGATTGGGATCACTGTAGAAGACTATAGAACTGGAGTTGGATTTACTTCAAGATATCTGCACACGCTTCAAGAGGTAATCCTGAGTTAATTTTCAGCATACTTTGTATGTGATAACTATTTGTCattgttatttatattcatgCAAGATGTATGATTCTGGAATGCTTCCGTTGTGTATGCTATTTTCCAACAATTGGCATCAAGAGCCATACTTGCATCTTTATAGATAACCTAAAATATGTGTATGTGAAATTGTATGTATGATTCGTGGTTGTGAATTTTGTTTTATCACGAAAAGGACAAAACAGGAGAAACTTGAATTGGTTTGGTTTTGTTTAATGCATACAGtaatatatagttatttatgaaaattaatcACTAAATCCTGATAAGTATTTTCACGAGATCATGCAAAATTTCGtactatatgatgaagaattTTGGAAAGAAATTTAATAGCAGCATGCACATGTCGTTTTTTTTGGTGGTGTCTTCTTTGTGAGATAGCtcagaattttttattttctcattaaatCGGCTGGTTGTTGTTGGTATATTAAGAGAAGTGTTGgctgaaaaaaaattaatttagctaaCGTGATTTGGTTGAAAAGAAATCATTGATTATTAAAACAGTATGGGTGTAATTTTCTTGTTCAGGTTATTGGAGtcacaatttttattatttttaaatcttaGTGAACCaagattatttctaaattttacattattatatgTTAACTTCTCAAGAGgtatatattaatgaatatgtATGAGATGACACATGGAATGTATTGGAGATTTGGTGTGAGCATATTTTCTTTctgaaatttttgttgtttgcATAGTTTCTTTCTAGaaatttgttggcataaaatttaccaagaaaataaaatagtgatgagtaatttaaaaaaaaaaaaattaccaagaTTAAATAGTAATGAAGTATTAAGTTTATGTGTTGGCTTAGACCTTCCTCCCCATCGGATGAATTTAATACAAGTCATTACGTATTTAATCGCTAGTTTGATAATTTGTATTAACTCTCCTAAACTGAGTAATATATGATTGGATCAATGCAACTAGAGGATTTTCACTTGACTTAAAGTAACAGTAGACTCTCCAACTGAGTTAGGTCTGTATAAGTTTATGGAGTGAATAATCggtcattatatatgtatattgtatgAATAGTTCTCCAATCCCAACGATTGGCTATTTAAGATGcatgaatgtatatgtatatcatgagtttgaatgtaaatattcaatattatatgaCTATGTTATTGATCTATTGTAACTATTTCTTCAATCTCAGATTCAACATGTCTCCTTTTAATTCCATTAGTACTATTTTGGGTCAAAACAAACTAGAGGGTTCTAACTATGTTGACTGGAGGAGAAATCTTGACATTGTGTTAACTGCTGAAGAATATAAGTTTGTGCTTCATGAGGAATGTCCATTGAAACCAAATGATCAGTCGAGTGATGAGGATAAGTTAGCTTATCAGAAATGGCGCAAAGCTGACGAGATGGCGCGATGTTACATTATGGCTTCAATGTCAAATGTTttgcaacatcaacatcaagcTATGTTGTCTGCTTTTGAAATTCTGGAGAATCTCAAACAAATGTTTGGATACCAGGGTCGATCAGCTAAGCAGACTGCCATGAGAGCTCTCATGAACACTAAGATGGTTGAAGGCACTCCTGTAAGAGACCATGTTCTGAAGATGATAGGTCTTCTAAATGAACTAGAGGTTTTGGGGGCTGAAATTGACAATGACTCCCAAGTTGAGATGATATTGCACCTGAtagttttcaacaattttgcctaaattataatatgaataagaTGAGTCTATCTTTGGCACAATTGTTGAATGAGCTACAGGCGGCAGAGACC
This DNA window, taken from Solanum lycopersicum chromosome 5, SLM_r2.1, encodes the following:
- the LOC138348710 gene encoding uncharacterized protein, translated to MSPFNSISTILGQNKLEGSNYVDWRRNLDIVLTAEEYKFVLHEECPLKPNDQSSDEDKLAYQKWRKADEMARCYIMASMSNVLQHQHQAMLSAFEILENLKQMFGYQGRSAKQTAMRALMNTKMVEGTPVRDHVLKMIGLLNELEVLGAEIDNDSQVEMILHLIVFNNFA